A single region of the Thermococcus paralvinellae genome encodes:
- a CDS encoding class I SAM-dependent methyltransferase codes for MNSEKEFVKDILSKIPPRDEPSLPNNWLHIEMLERFKVLQFAGIKEGMNILEIGCGAHAISTVPLAYMVGETGRVVAVDLARWTYFKEIVKNAGLWRRVIPMKIDAQNLPFPFKSFDLAVLIHGIRSLRNEETIVKIISEMLRVADEIFIAESLPIAKTKRQEVHLEMYNLREEIFEALYGRKDDLHYFPLEKLMEFIEKAGGEIKGYGTFEPNLPHFLAYIPREYVEKIRDTEKRKKLLKKWENAYEKLQKYGEEHPPVGWIKAKR; via the coding sequence GTGAACTCTGAAAAAGAATTTGTAAAAGATATTCTTTCAAAGATACCACCAAGGGATGAACCTTCTCTTCCCAATAACTGGCTCCACATTGAGATGCTCGAACGTTTTAAAGTTTTGCAATTTGCCGGGATTAAAGAAGGAATGAATATTCTTGAGATAGGCTGCGGAGCTCATGCCATATCAACAGTGCCGTTAGCTTACATGGTTGGGGAAACTGGAAGAGTTGTTGCTGTGGATTTAGCAAGATGGACGTATTTTAAGGAGATTGTTAAGAACGCTGGGCTTTGGAGGAGAGTCATTCCTATGAAAATTGATGCCCAAAATTTACCATTTCCCTTCAAGAGCTTTGATTTAGCAGTTTTAATTCATGGAATTAGAAGCTTAAGGAATGAGGAGACAATTGTTAAAATAATTAGCGAGATGCTCCGCGTTGCTGATGAAATTTTTATTGCTGAAAGTTTGCCAATAGCTAAAACAAAGAGGCAAGAAGTCCATCTTGAGATGTACAACCTCAGAGAGGAGATATTCGAAGCTCTCTATGGCAGAAAAGATGATCTGCATTATTTCCCACTTGAAAAGCTAATGGAGTTTATAGAAAAAGCAGGTGGAGAAATTAAAGGATATGGAACTTTTGAACCTAATTTACCACACTTCTTAGCCTACATTCCGAGAGAATACGTTGAGAAAATCAGAGACACTGAAAAACGGAAAAAATTGCTCAAAAAGTGGGAGAACGCTTATGAGAAACTCCAAAAATACGGAGAGGAACACCCACCAGTAGGTTGGATAAAAGCAAAAAGATAA
- a CDS encoding glutamate--tRNA ligase, which translates to MEELILKYALINAIQHGGKANPKAVIGKVLGSHPELRPKAREIIPIVSKIVEEVNSMSIEKQEAKLREIYPEFFKKVEKKHEEKKGLPPLPKAEKGKVVTRFAPNPDGAFHLGNARAAILSHEYARMYDGKFILRFDDTDPKVKRPEPIFYEWIIEDLKWLGFKIDEIHYASDRLEIYYKYAEELIKMGKAYVCTCKPEEFRKLRDGGKACPHRDLPPEVQLEEWRKMLDGTYKEGEAVVRIKTDLNHPNPAVRDWPALRIIDNPDHPRTGDKYRVWPLYNFASAIDDHDLGVTHIFRGQEHAENETRQRYIYEYFGWEYPVTVHHGRLSIEGVILSKSKTRKGIQEGRYLGWDDPRLGTIRALKRRGILPEAIKELIVSVGLKRSDTTISWDNLAAINRKLIDPIANRYFFVADPIPMYIKGFDKEFTAKVPLHPDHPERGYRELKFMPEKPIYVSKDDLELLKKSGYIRLKDLFNVKLLEVSEEKIVAEFDSIEYEKAREHRWHMIHWVPEGKECEVIIPEGDELIVKRGLLEKDADVKVDDIVQFERFGFVRIDAIENGVVRAIFAHK; encoded by the coding sequence ATGGAAGAGTTAATTTTAAAGTACGCGCTCATCAACGCAATTCAGCACGGTGGAAAAGCTAACCCTAAGGCAGTCATAGGCAAAGTTCTCGGCAGCCATCCAGAGCTGAGACCAAAAGCTAGGGAAATAATTCCTATTGTGAGTAAGATAGTTGAAGAAGTCAACAGTATGAGCATAGAAAAGCAAGAGGCAAAGCTCAGAGAGATTTATCCGGAGTTCTTTAAGAAGGTAGAGAAGAAGCACGAAGAAAAGAAAGGTTTGCCCCCGCTTCCCAAAGCTGAGAAGGGTAAAGTAGTTACAAGATTTGCACCAAATCCCGATGGTGCTTTTCACTTGGGAAATGCCCGTGCAGCTATTTTAAGCCACGAATATGCGAGGATGTATGATGGCAAGTTCATTTTGAGATTTGATGACACCGATCCTAAGGTGAAGAGACCCGAGCCCATCTTTTATGAGTGGATAATTGAGGATTTAAAGTGGCTCGGCTTCAAGATTGATGAAATCCATTATGCCAGCGACAGGCTTGAGATTTATTACAAGTATGCTGAAGAGCTAATAAAGATGGGTAAAGCTTACGTTTGCACTTGTAAGCCCGAGGAATTTAGAAAGCTTAGAGATGGGGGAAAAGCCTGTCCACATAGAGATTTACCTCCAGAAGTTCAGCTTGAAGAATGGAGAAAAATGCTTGACGGAACTTATAAAGAAGGAGAAGCTGTTGTTAGGATAAAAACTGATTTAAATCATCCAAATCCTGCTGTAAGAGACTGGCCCGCTTTAAGAATAATTGACAATCCAGATCATCCCAGAACTGGGGATAAATACAGAGTTTGGCCACTCTATAACTTCGCATCAGCTATCGATGACCATGATCTCGGCGTAACTCACATCTTCAGAGGACAAGAGCATGCCGAGAATGAGACGAGGCAAAGATATATCTACGAGTATTTCGGCTGGGAGTATCCAGTAACTGTTCATCATGGTAGATTGTCAATTGAAGGAGTAATTCTGAGCAAATCAAAAACGAGAAAAGGAATTCAGGAGGGCAGATACCTAGGCTGGGACGACCCGAGATTAGGAACAATTAGGGCATTAAAGAGAAGAGGAATCCTTCCGGAGGCTATTAAAGAACTCATAGTAAGCGTCGGGCTTAAAAGGAGTGACACAACCATAAGCTGGGACAACTTGGCTGCGATAAACAGAAAGCTGATTGACCCGATAGCAAACCGCTATTTCTTTGTTGCTGACCCAATTCCAATGTATATCAAAGGCTTTGACAAAGAATTCACTGCAAAAGTTCCGCTCCATCCAGATCATCCCGAGAGAGGATACAGAGAGCTCAAATTCATGCCAGAAAAACCAATTTATGTTTCAAAAGATGATTTGGAGCTGCTTAAAAAGAGTGGATACATAAGGCTCAAAGACCTCTTCAATGTTAAGCTCCTTGAGGTCAGTGAAGAGAAGATAGTTGCAGAGTTTGACAGCATTGAATATGAAAAGGCGAGAGAACACAGATGGCATATGATTCACTGGGTTCCAGAAGGAAAAGAATGCGAAGTTATAATTCCAGAGGGAGATGAGCTCATAGTCAAGAGAGGTCTGCTTGAGAAAGATGCAGATGTTAAAGTTGACGACATAGTGCAGTTCGAAAGGTTCGGCTTTGTCAGAATTGATGCCATTGAAAATGGAGTCGTTAGGGCAATATTTGCCCACAAGTGA